Proteins from one Chitinophaga oryzae genomic window:
- a CDS encoding TolB family protein gives MRLSFRLLIALAFVGLAACKKDNNNDGPGGGGNYNYGPGAVFIKQGTSGIQRLDMSSGVVSQLMPNWQGAGWDISWNGKTGVKQMDPTGNAASSDYVLFNTSDASVIKTIHYSAPSGDDHDGGLPMISPDGSMLALRPTLDDGLVIIDMNGRVIKSISGYGNYDFKYLDPVNWAPDNTVLFKMNGALYRTSKDFTRAFKVKDIPFTDWRGEAVASPDGKKIALSAGNHIWLMNADGSDFHVITESTQREVKPSFSPDSRYIAIAANSRAGAPGDGWGTAAHLCLVPADGQLYKVYPGEDKRVIQVVESGRHADSEGLGFTIVGDFVWR, from the coding sequence ATGCGACTCTCTTTCCGTCTCCTGATAGCGCTTGCCTTTGTTGGCCTGGCGGCGTGCAAAAAAGACAATAACAACGATGGCCCCGGCGGTGGGGGTAACTATAACTATGGTCCCGGCGCTGTATTCATCAAACAGGGAACAAGCGGCATCCAGCGGCTGGACATGTCTTCCGGCGTGGTTTCCCAGCTAATGCCTAACTGGCAGGGAGCCGGCTGGGACATCAGCTGGAACGGTAAAACCGGCGTAAAACAGATGGACCCTACCGGCAACGCTGCCAGCAGCGACTATGTATTATTTAACACCAGCGATGCTTCCGTGATAAAGACCATCCATTACAGCGCGCCCAGTGGCGACGACCATGACGGCGGGCTGCCCATGATTTCCCCCGATGGCTCGATGCTGGCCCTGCGCCCCACACTGGACGACGGTCTTGTCATCATCGACATGAACGGCCGCGTGATAAAAAGCATCTCCGGCTACGGCAACTATGATTTTAAATATCTCGACCCCGTCAACTGGGCGCCGGACAATACTGTCCTGTTTAAGATGAACGGCGCGCTGTACCGCACCAGTAAAGACTTTACGCGTGCCTTCAAAGTAAAGGACATACCTTTTACCGACTGGAGAGGAGAAGCAGTGGCTAGTCCGGACGGTAAAAAAATCGCCCTCTCCGCGGGCAATCATATCTGGCTTATGAATGCGGACGGCAGCGATTTTCACGTGATCACGGAAAGCACGCAACGGGAAGTGAAGCCTTCCTTTTCACCGGACAGCAGGTACATCGCCATTGCTGCTAACTCAAGGGCCGGCGCTCCTGGCGACGGTTGGGGCACGGCCGCACATCTTTGCCTGGTGCCCGCAGACGGCCAGCTGTACAAAGTATATCCCGGCGAAGACAAGCGGGTCATCCAGGTAGTGGAAAGCGGCAGGCATGCTGACTCCGAAGGGTTGGGCTTCACCATCGTAGGGGATTTTGTATGGAGATAA
- a CDS encoding bifunctional metallophosphatase/5'-nucleotidase, with protein MNKDRRAFLRNTSLATGLLLLQQPFRSLAAATANATYLPGNNRELTIWHTNDMHGQVTDLRPSGDTGILLDAGDFLHDTTNADGHRKIIAAMNRAGYHAATIGNRELAGGQAALAALIPGMQFALVNCNYRFTDKALARQVLPYKIVYAGSLKVGITGVGPALPAGSGVTVLSPVQAANDVAVRLKQEHGCHVVVCLSHLGYKQPENIADSRDLAMGSTHIDFVIGGHQEKIIRSTMVLHNARHHEVFLSQAGSNGAMTGFMKMQFDEDRNRCGIMPGSIMA; from the coding sequence ATGAACAAAGATCGCCGCGCTTTTCTGCGTAACACCTCGCTGGCTACGGGTTTACTATTGCTCCAACAACCTTTCCGCTCACTGGCTGCCGCCACTGCCAACGCTACATATCTTCCAGGCAACAACCGTGAACTCACCATCTGGCATACCAATGATATGCATGGACAGGTCACAGACCTGCGCCCTTCCGGCGATACCGGTATCCTGCTGGACGCAGGCGACTTCCTTCATGACACGACTAACGCCGACGGGCATAGGAAAATAATCGCCGCTATGAACCGCGCCGGCTACCACGCCGCTACGATTGGCAATCGCGAACTGGCCGGCGGACAGGCAGCACTGGCCGCCCTGATCCCTGGTATGCAGTTTGCGTTGGTAAACTGCAATTACCGTTTTACGGACAAAGCCCTCGCACGACAGGTGTTACCCTATAAAATCGTATATGCCGGATCGTTAAAAGTAGGTATTACAGGCGTAGGCCCCGCATTGCCTGCGGGCAGCGGCGTTACGGTATTGTCACCGGTGCAGGCAGCCAATGATGTGGCCGTCCGCCTTAAACAGGAGCATGGCTGTCATGTGGTGGTATGCCTCTCGCATCTGGGTTACAAACAACCTGAGAATATTGCCGACAGCCGCGATCTGGCGATGGGTTCCACTCACATAGACTTTGTCATCGGTGGCCACCAGGAAAAAATTATCCGCTCCACCATGGTATTGCACAATGCCCGTCACCATGAAGTGTTCCTCAGCCAGGCAGGGTCCAATGGCGCCATGACCGGCTTTATGAAAATGCAGTTCGATGAAGACCGTAACAGGTGCGGCATTATGCCGGGAAGTATCATGGCCTGA
- a CDS encoding phage tail protein, giving the protein MSEHSTLYSLIGTTYGGDGIETFALPNLQGRVPVGSYSQDFNYIPGAIGGDATTQLTVGQISNHTHSIVTDIRMKTGTAADTPAPGNAYPAPATAVPRYDTQSDEKMIALNVSDMVTPQGGKLTTEPNTTSNLPVDNMMPFLCLNYVISLQGIYPSPI; this is encoded by the coding sequence ATCAGTGAGCATTCGACCTTGTATTCCTTAATAGGCACCACCTATGGCGGGGATGGCATTGAAACATTTGCATTGCCGAACCTTCAGGGCAGGGTGCCGGTAGGCAGCTACAGTCAGGATTTTAATTATATCCCGGGGGCGATCGGCGGCGATGCCACTACCCAGCTGACTGTTGGTCAGATCAGCAACCACACACATAGCATCGTCACCGACATCCGGATGAAAACAGGTACGGCCGCTGACACGCCCGCTCCTGGCAATGCTTACCCTGCACCAGCTACAGCTGTGCCCCGTTATGATACGCAGAGTGATGAAAAAATGATCGCATTAAATGTAAGTGATATGGTAACACCCCAGGGAGGGAAGCTTACCACGGAACCCAACACCACCAGTAACTTGCCCGTTGACAATATGATGCCTTTCCTTTGCCTGAATTATGTGATCTCATTGCAGGGTATTTATCCGTCTCCCATTTAA
- a CDS encoding phage tail protein → MVKEYQFIGDIIMAAFLDAPKGYVQCAGQTVSIQQFTALYAILGNRYGGNGVTTFQLPDLRGRVPIGAGQGPGLNQRTLAQPGGEKSVTLTAANLPPHIHNVREDKLSFPAGANNDTHSPVDAFAGTAVTGNLYSSTAGAGTTASLQQTLTMDSGTPALPVNNMQPYLAIQFFIALEGFFPSRG, encoded by the coding sequence ATGGTAAAAGAGTACCAGTTTATAGGCGACATTATCATGGCCGCTTTTTTGGATGCCCCCAAAGGGTATGTTCAATGTGCCGGGCAAACGGTGTCCATACAGCAATTTACGGCGTTATATGCCATTCTGGGCAACCGGTATGGCGGCAACGGCGTAACGACCTTTCAGCTGCCCGACCTGCGGGGCCGCGTGCCCATAGGCGCCGGCCAGGGCCCTGGTTTAAATCAGCGTACGCTGGCCCAGCCGGGTGGCGAGAAATCAGTGACACTTACCGCTGCCAACCTGCCACCGCATATCCATAACGTACGGGAAGACAAACTGTCCTTTCCTGCAGGGGCTAATAATGACACCCACAGCCCTGTAGACGCTTTTGCAGGTACAGCCGTCACTGGTAACCTGTACAGCAGCACTGCCGGAGCAGGGACAACCGCCTCGTTGCAACAGACGCTGACAATGGATAGCGGCACACCCGCACTTCCTGTTAACAATATGCAGCCATATCTGGCCATACAATTTTTTATCGCGCTGGAAGGTTTCTTTCCATCAAGGGGATAA
- a CDS encoding phage tail protein: MPYIGEIRIFAGTFAPNGWFLCNGALLSVAQYTPLFALLSYTYGGDGRNSFAVPDLRGRVPLHAGDLLGATYTPGQMGGTEKKNVYSYQLPAHIHTISGSVYQPVLGENPGQLTSPDNAYMAITNGQQVYSTAKHATNRMAPLKTTIQVQPAGSGQPIENMQPHLPLNFIICAQGNFPPRS; this comes from the coding sequence ATGCCTTACATTGGAGAAATCAGAATATTTGCAGGCACCTTTGCTCCTAATGGCTGGTTTTTATGCAACGGCGCGTTACTAAGCGTCGCACAATACACCCCGCTGTTTGCCCTGCTGTCCTATACCTATGGTGGTGATGGCAGGAACAGCTTTGCAGTTCCCGACCTGCGGGGAAGGGTCCCTTTACATGCGGGCGACCTGTTGGGCGCTACCTATACGCCAGGCCAGATGGGCGGCACCGAAAAGAAAAACGTGTACAGTTATCAATTGCCTGCACATATACATACGATATCAGGCAGCGTATATCAGCCAGTGCTGGGCGAAAACCCCGGACAGCTGACATCCCCCGATAACGCATACATGGCCATTACCAACGGGCAACAGGTGTACAGCACTGCCAAACACGCTACCAACCGTATGGCGCCACTAAAAACAACGATACAGGTACAACCTGCAGGGAGCGGCCAGCCTATAGAGAACATGCAACCCCATCTTCCGCTTAATTTTATCATCTGTGCGCAGGGTAATTTCCCTCCACGCTCCTGA
- a CDS encoding ABC transporter substrate-binding protein, with protein MMKIGTLLPKSTFNLLLQHDFQAGMAACLQHRQTGATLVSSNIQYGTNAGLVHQEAERLLLEEKADILVVYADQATLKQTADLARALNKLLIAVHGGAKYLHNWEPHPAMLSHTLNSTIHCRLTGMYAAAKASHAAMCTSFYDGGYSHCHAFSEAYMNNGGNLTYNYISQYKAAEFNTAPLEAFLNAHPETRALLSLFNGDLAHCFLQHLQRSGINDLQLFTGPMLPDESLPAVHGPLELPFRLQGYTPWVSILDLPANELFKAQFRQHSGREASMAALHGWDTGVILEQILRTAGQHRFRAETILEMLKEVQLESPRGILHMDAATHHILGPSWLVQMDETFKPAILGEVNNTAHIWQDIIRRKPEEQASGWINTYLCA; from the coding sequence ATGATGAAAATAGGTACCCTTTTACCCAAATCAACTTTCAACCTGCTGCTGCAACATGATTTTCAGGCAGGCATGGCCGCTTGTCTCCAACACCGGCAGACAGGCGCCACACTGGTCAGCAGTAACATCCAATACGGGACCAATGCGGGTCTGGTGCACCAGGAGGCAGAACGATTACTGCTGGAGGAAAAGGCAGACATACTTGTAGTGTATGCAGATCAGGCGACACTGAAACAAACGGCCGACCTCGCGCGGGCGCTCAATAAACTGTTGATAGCGGTGCATGGCGGCGCCAAATACCTGCACAACTGGGAACCCCATCCGGCTATGCTGTCGCATACGCTCAACAGCACTATTCATTGCAGGCTCACAGGCATGTATGCAGCTGCAAAAGCATCTCATGCTGCCATGTGCACTTCTTTCTACGACGGCGGCTACTCCCATTGCCATGCATTTTCGGAGGCCTATATGAACAATGGCGGCAACCTGACCTATAACTACATCAGCCAGTACAAAGCAGCGGAATTCAACACGGCACCGTTAGAAGCATTCCTGAACGCTCATCCGGAAACGCGTGCGTTATTGTCTCTTTTCAACGGAGACCTTGCGCACTGTTTTCTGCAGCATTTACAACGGTCAGGTATCAACGATTTACAGCTGTTTACAGGCCCTATGCTGCCCGACGAATCCCTGCCGGCCGTACACGGGCCGCTGGAGCTGCCTTTCCGCCTCCAGGGCTATACCCCCTGGGTATCCATACTGGACCTTCCGGCCAATGAATTATTCAAAGCACAATTCCGCCAGCACAGCGGACGTGAAGCCTCCATGGCGGCACTCCATGGCTGGGACACCGGCGTTATACTGGAACAAATCCTCCGGACAGCAGGCCAGCATCGTTTTCGTGCAGAAACCATACTGGAAATGCTGAAAGAAGTGCAGCTGGAAAGCCCGCGAGGCATCCTTCATATGGACGCTGCCACCCATCACATACTGGGCCCCTCCTGGCTGGTACAGATGGATGAAACGTTTAAACCAGCCATACTGGGCGAGGTAAACAACACTGCACACATCTGGCAGGACATTATCCGGCGAAAACCGGAAGAACAAGCTTCCGGCTGGATCAACACTTATCTCTGCGCCTGA